The DNA segment TTGAGCAAAACAACGAATACCATTACCGCACATCTCAGGCTCAGAACCGTCAGAGTTAAAAATTCTCATGGTATAATCACAACCATTGACACCGGGTAACACAAAAATCACCCCATCAGCACCGATACCAAAATGACGATCACACAACTTCACCGCTTCACTGGCGGAAATCAAAGGTTGATCACTATGGCGATTATCAATCAAAATAAAATCATTACCGAGTCCGTGATATTTGGTAAACTTCAATGTCATAGTTAGTGCTTAAAAAAATTAAAAATATGTCGGCATTCAATACTGGTCTTCCTAGTGTACGTCAAATTCAGACCGTAATCAAAGAAAAAAAAGCAGTAGAAATCGGCTTAACTACTAATAAAGTTTTGAATGGTAATATTCTTTGGCAAGATGAAAACTGTCTTTGTCTTACTGAACATAATCGCAAAACTTTGATTTGGTTGCACAGCATTGCTTATATTACTTTATCCTAAGCCTAAAAGGGTAGGTTTCAGGTTGCAGGTTGCAGGTTTCAGGTGTAATTTTCAGACGATGATATAATTCGAGCAAAAAGTTGAACCGACGAAATGAATTAGGGGTTGCTGAAAAAGTATTTTGGTGAGGGGAGGTATCAGGCTTCAGGTGTCAGGTTTCAGGTGAAATGCTTATAAATTAAAGACTTTAGCCTAATAGTTACTTTTCATAAATTGCTCATTTGTATCAATTATTTTTGATTCGGATGGAAAAAATAGAGTATTTTTAGAGAAAAAAGTCAATTTATGACACTTTTTGTTATGTAGAATAGACTTTAAACTTTTATTTGACAAGGGTTTTGATTTATTCAGCAGACCCTATTTACTTTACACTTCTTAATATATGAACCTGCCACTGGCATCAATTTTGTAATATTTATTAATTTTTATTGCTAGTCTCTTATCTTGTTTTTTCTTAATTTCATAATCAATATGTTGTTTTTATTGATTTTTATGGAATTAGAAACACTGTTCTGTGACCTGGATGATTTTTGCTTAACTTTTGAACCGTCTTTTAATCATTATATTTTATGCTCCCAACAGAAAAAAAGAATTAAAAATAGTCGATTATCTTTAAGTGAAATTATGACTATTATTATTTATTTTCATCATTCTAGTTATCGAAATTTTAAACATTATTATCAAAATTATTTGATGATTTATCATCTTCAAGATTTTCCCAATAAAGAAGTATTTTAGCCCTAATTTGTGGTGGTTATTTTTGAATTAAAATTCATTTTTAGCCCCAAATGCTTATTCCACAATGTTTTCGATTTTACTGTTATATCGAACTGAGGTTACTATGGCAAAAAAAAAGCGCCCTCCACCGTAACAGTGAAGGGCAAATTATTTATCTTACTTTAGGACTTTCATAACTACGGCGAGACTTGCCACTGTAACTACTATTAGAACGTCCATACTTCCGACCACCAGAAGATTTACCTTTACCACTTAAATTAGGCTTACTAGAAGTAGCCGGAGGTGGTACTTCCCAATCTTCTTGTAACCAAGCAGGGCAATTTTGATCATAAAGAATCTGCAAAACTGCTGCCGCAATGGCGCTAGAATCGTAATCCTCATTTAATTCCTTAACCAAGGGTAAGAAAGAAGCTAAACGCTCACCGCTCAAAGAATCCTTGATTTGATCCTTCAGTTTAAGCATCCGTTTTGCCTCCACCGTAGAACGATTCGGCACAGTTTCAACCTTGATAGGTTGATTTAAACGGCGCTCAATTTGACGTAACAAACGGCGATCGCTAGGTTCAACCAACGCAATGGCTTTACCTTCCTTTCCAGCGCGCCCCGTCCGTCCAATACGATGGATATAGGTTTCCGCATTGTCAGGTAAATCAAAATTAAACACATGGGTTAAATCAGACACATCCAAACCACGCGCGGCAATATCCGTAGCCACAACTACCTTAATTTTGCCTTCGCGCCAACGCTGAATTAATCTTTCCCGTTGTTGCTGACTCAAATCGCCGTGGTATTCATCCACACTTTGCCCCGCTTCCTGTAATTTTGAGGTTAACTCTGAAGCCGTGCGCTTAGTACGTACAAACACAATGGCCGATTGAGGGTCTTCGATTTCTAAAATCGGTTGAATGGTCTTAATTTTTGACCAACCACGAGGCACCATATACACCGACTGCTCGATGCGTGAAGGAGTATCCTGCGGTTTTTCACCTGTTACATTAACAGGGTCTTTCATAAATTCTTTGACCAACAACTGAATTTCTTTGGGCATAGTAGCCGAGAAACAAGTAGTTTGACGGTGCGCTGGAGTGCAGGATAAAATAGTTTTCACATCATCAATGAAACCCATACTCAGCATTTCGTCCGCTTCATCCAACACCACATATTTAAGGGCTTCTAAATGAAGATGTTTGCGATGTAATAAATCAATAAGGCGACCCGGAGTTCCCACTACGATATGAGAACCTTTTTCTAAAAAGCGAATTTGACGCTCCATAGATTGCCCACCATAAACGGTGGTTACAAAAATTTTTTCTCTACCAATCAAATCCTTGAAAGATTCTGCCACCTGTTGGGCTAACTCTCTGGTGGGCGCTAAAATTAACGCCTGAACTTGCTTAGAATCACGATCAATACGATCCAAAATCGGCAACGAATAAGCCGCCGTTTTACCCGTACCAGTTTGCGATTGACCGACCACATCACGCCCAGCGATTAACTCAGGAATCGCTAAAGTTTGAATTTTGGTAGGAGTAGTAAAACCAATATTATCTAATTGGTTAAGGATAGATTCTGATAGTCCTAAACTGGCAAAAGAAGTTGTCATCTGTATTTATATAATTAATTGTGAACTGAAAGTCTTGACCCCAGATGAATGAGGGAAAACCTGAAATGAAGCAAAACTGGTAAGGAGCGATACGATGATCGTGAAAATTGCCAATAATTCGTCTAAATTATGCCTTACATTATTACTTCAAAATAAACTCTTCCTTGAGATACACAGCAATATCAACGCACTTTGGAGGGCGCCCTTCATCGTTATCAAATAACTAGAAAATTACCGATCAATCTCAATTTCACCATAGAGATCATAGACATCGGCATCAGTAATTCTCACGGGAGTAATAGAACCGAGATTCGCTTCACCCTGAACATAGACTAAACCGTCCACTTCGGGAGCAAAACGGGGAGAACGTCCGATTAATTCACCACTGCTGGGGTTTTCTTGCTCAATTAAAACAGGAACTAACTTGCCCACTTCTTGGGCATTTCTTGCCTCAGCGATGGGTTGTTGTACTTCCATTAATTCATTTCTACGAGCGATTTTCACCTCCTCTGGAACTTGATCCGCCATATCACAGGCTTTTGTTCCTTCTTCGGGGGAAAATGTAAACACACCGACATGATCAAATTGATGCCGTTTTACAAATTGTAACAAATGATTGAAGTTTTGTTGGGTTTCTCCCGGAAATCCCACAATAAATGTAGTACGCATCACTGCATCAGGCAGACTAGCCTTAATGCGTTCGATAATGCGATCATTAACCTGTCCCTGCCAAGGGCGATTCATTGTCCTTAAAATGTCAGGATGGGAATGTTGTAGGGGTAAATCAAGGTAAGGAAGGATATTAGGGGTTTCTCGGATTGCTTCAATCACTCCATCCGTTAAACCGGTGGGATAGGCATAATGAATGCGTATCCAAGGAATATCTACTTTACCCAGCGCCCTCAACAATTGCGCCAATTTCGGTTCACCATAGAGATCAACACCATAATTGGTGGTAATTTGAGAAATCAAGATTAATTCTTGCACTCCTTGATCTGCTAATTGTTGAGCCTCATTAACGATAGATTCGATGGTGCGCGAACGCTGATTTCCCCTTAAATGGGGAATAATACAAAAAGCACAACGATAATCACAGCCCTCAGCCACTCGTAGATATGCCACTCCTTCAGAAGTGGTGCGATAACGAGGGATATTTTCATCAGCGATATAGGTAGGTTCGGAGGAAACAGCTTTAACTCTTTCTCCTGCTTCTACCCTTTGGATAATGTCGACAATATTTTGATAATCTCCTGTACCTACTAATGCCACGGCTTCAGGCAATTCAGTGAGTAATTCTTCTTGGAAATGTTGCGCCATGCAACCAGAAATAATTATTTTTTTCTGATTTTCTGCTAATTCTACTAAAGTTCTGACGGATTCTTGTCTAGCGGATTCAATAAAACTACAGGTGTTAACGATGACATAATCGGCTAATTCTTCACAGTTATCAATTTGATAACCTGATTGAGCTAGTAATCCGAGCATATGCTCAGAGTCAATACGATTTTTTTCACATCCTAAGTGAGAAACGGCGATGGTTGGCTTATTGCCCATAAATGCTGATGTTTTTTTCTCTGTTCTGACAGTGAAATAGTTAATCTTTTGTTACAACCCTATTACCATAACATCTTTTTTCTTTTTTTGTCAATCCTTACACAATTGTGATTAGGGCAAACGCATACTCAGGAAGATAAAATTTTGAGCAGATATCTTTCATCCCACCCTGCTTTTAGTGGTTGTGCTTTTTTTCCTCTTCCATACTCTTTTTCTTTATTCAGCAAATTCAGAGCTAGATGACGAATTAAAGCCATATTTTCTGCACTATTGCCCTGTCTAATTCTACTATGGTCTTCTCTCAATGCCACATCTAAACACCAATGTAATTGATTCTCTCTGCCCCCATGACTCCATTCATAATTCATAACTCATAATTCATAACTCACTCAACCTTTGCCCTTTCCTTCTTGAGTTAGAATATGGTTAATTATCGCACTTGATCAAAATTAGGAGCTAAAAGTTAATTATGCCAGACAATAAAAACCTCGAAACTGATCCTATTACCTCATTAATAGCCGAATTTAACGATCCCGAAAGGGAAGAAGATGAATTTAGAAATGATTTTTTTCAAGGGTTGTCAGGCAGAAGGAAAAAATCTGCCCTCGCTTTAACTTTAATTTGGGCTTTTACTATTGGTTTACATTTACTACCATATAATTTTATCGTTATCATCGCTTTAGGTTTATTCGTCACTATTCAAGGGTTTAGGTTGATGTTTACCAGCGCCCTTCACCCTAGTTTAACCCCTGCAACGGATGCCCTCACCCTCACTCCCTCTCCTCTGGCAGAGGGGGGAATGCCATTTGTCTCTCTGTTGGTGTCGGCTAAAAATGAGGAAGTAGTTATCGCTAAATTAGTGAAAATGTTACTAAAATTAGATTATCCTCAAGATCGTTATGAATTATGGATTGTGGATGATAATAGTAGTGATAAAACAGGAGAAATCCTCAACCAATTAGCCCTAGAATCGCCTCAGTTAAACGTGTTACATCGAGATGCTCAAGGGAAAGGCGGTAAGTCTGGGGCTTTAAATCAAGCCTTTTCTCTCTGTCAGGGTGACATTATCGGAGTGTTTGATGCTGATGCTATTGTGCCTGAAAATATATTACAAGAGGTAATACAATTATTTAAAAATGAGGTGACGGGCGCTGTGCAGGTGCGCAAGTCTATATCTAATAGTAGCGAGAATTTTTGGACCCAAGGGCAATATGTAGAGATGGGTTTAGATAGTTATTTTCAGCGTCAGAGAATTAATTGTGGTGGTATCGGTGAGTTGCGAGGCAATGGGCAGTTTGTGTTGCGGAGGGCGCTGAATAGTTGTGGTGGTTGGAATGAGGAGACTATCACTGATGATCTTGATCTTACCATTCGTTTACATCTTGATGGTTGGAATATTGATATTTTAGAAAATCCTGCGGTAGGGGAGGAAGGTGTGCGAGGGGTGAGGGCGCTATGGCATCAACGCAGTCGTTGGGCGGAAGGTGGTTATCAGCGTTATCTTGATTATTGGCGCTTTTTGATTAGTAGTCGCTTAAATTGGCGCAAAAAATTTGATTTATTTTTCTTTTTTATGGTGCAATATATTTTCCCTACCGCCGCACTTCCTGATTTTTTAATGGTGATAACTCGTCACCGTCTGCCTTTAATAGCGCCCATCAGCAGTTTAACTCTCATTTTGGCATTTTGGGGAATGTTTACGGGTTTAAGACGTAATCATCAGAGTGAGATTAGTTTCACCGATACCGTTAAGATGATAGGACAAAGTTTTTTCGGCATGATTTATATGATACATTGGTTTATTGTTATGCCGGTGACCACTGCGAGAATGTCATTTCGTCAAAAACGCTTAAAGTGGGTGAAAACTGTCCATCAAGGGGATACGGAAGAAAATCCTGCGTTAGGAATTGGTTAATCTTTATTGAGCTTTGCTGATTTTGAGTATGATTTATATTTTAGAGATCGCTAAATTATTAAATAGTAAGTATTCCAGATCGTTAAGTTTTTATTTTCATAACTTAATTCAGCAACGCCCTTTACTGTTGGGTTTCTTTACTTCAACCCAACCTACTGTTTCATCAAAGCCTAATTATTTGATTTTTAGCCAAGAAAATATATTGTTAGGAGTTATTGGTAAATCAATGTTTTCTATGATAGGTAATATTTCATCGTGACGATAAATTTTTAGGGGTTTTTCTGGTTGAAAATTACTAAACTTTCTTTAATATAATTTCTGAAAAATGCGTATCTACGGCAATCGAGTCATTAAAACTTTATCAGGGCAAGAAACACGCCCCACCACATCTAAAGTAAGAGAAGCAATTTTTAATATTTGGCAAGATAAAATTATCGATTGTCGTTGGTTGGACTTGTGCGCTGGGAATGGTACCATGGGCGCTGAGGCTTTGGTGAGGGGCGCTTATTCTGTGGTAGCTATCGAAAAATCCCCCAGCGCCTGTCACCTCATCAGAGAAAATTGGGCAAGACTAGCAGAATCTGATCAAGAATTTAAAGTATTGAAGGGTGATGCGCGCTTACGTCTTAGAAATTTGCAAAATTATCAATTTGATTTGATCTATATTGACCCGCCCTATCATTTAGACTTATATAATCCTCTGTTAGAAATGATCAAAAATTATGATCTTTTAGCGCCCTTCGGAGAAATTGCCTTAGAATTTGACCCCAAAAAATCTCCTACTATTATTAATGAAGATTTTGAATTATTACAAACTAAATCCTATGGCAATACTACCATTAGTTTTTATGGGGTGAAGGGCGCTGGTATAATTAGTTAGTTAATAATTGTATGGCGTGTAATAGACCTCTCCAAAATATAATAAATCTAAAAATTTTGTATAATTATTTTAATTTATAAGCAAAAATATGTCAGAAAAATGAACAATTATACATGGAATCATATTCAAAATAATCCTCATTCTTGACGGTTTCTGGCTTGGTAAGATTAAGAATAGAAACTACGGTTATTAAAGAGTGTAATCTTGAAGAAGGAAGAAGAAACTTTGAAGTTGTACTAAGTGATATTTTTTGGTCGAAATTGATTTTGTCATGATTTTAAAAGAAAGAGTAAGGGTTGTAACGAGCGCCCGTTGCCGAAAGTTAAGATGCTTGAAGCCTTATAATTAAAGAATCATAAATTATTGGAGAGGTCTTTTGAGTAAGTCTAATTTTTTGATTCCATAACCGAAAAGCCTTGTTATGAAGATTTTGTTAAAATGATGATAAAAAATAACTAATTAATATTGTCCATGACTCAAATTCCTCAATCGTTAGAAATAGCGATTTCTCAAGCGCACTCCGCCACTCAAAGCGCCCTCGCCTCTGGCTATAATCGTTTGATGGTAGAATTAATTATTCCTGAAATTGCCTTGAAAGCGCAATCATTAGCTTATGAATTTGCCTTATTATTTGCAGAATATGATTCAGGATTGAAAGTATTGTTTCCTGATACAGGGGCGGCGGCTTTAGCAAAAAGGGAATGGGGTGAGACGACATTTCAGGTGACAGATTTGGGTAGTAGTCGTTCCCCTGTGAAAAATAAAGTGGCAGATAATGATCAATTTTTCTTGGTGGTTTGTCCTTCAGCAGTGGAAGTGGCACAGGTAGAAAAGTTATGTAATCTTGCTGGAGATCGCCCTGTGGTGCTTATTATACCGCAATTGGAGGATGTTAGTGTGGTTGGTATCGGTTATGCGGCACGACAGTTACGAGAGCGTTTTTTAAGCACTCTTGAATCTTGTTATTATTATCGCCCCTTAGATGATGCGGTGGTAATGCGAGTTTTTCCTAATTTGTGGCAAGTGTGGCGAGAATTACCTGAAAATCGCTTTGAGTTGATTACCGAAACCCCCACAAAGCCTTTGGGAGAGGCATTAGACCTTATTTTACAGGGTGAGGATACAACACCCTCCACTCCAGCTAAGTCTCTCGGTTTATTTGCTACTATGAAGAATTTTTTACGGGCGCTGAATAATTAGGAAAAAATTATTAATTATGAAGTTTGAATACTTAATTATTGGTGCGTAAATTATACATTGTTCATTATCAATTATGGGTCTTCACTAGATAGTATGCTGCCGAGACTGTAAGCCTTACTCTCTCGTTCTCAAAATGCAATTTGCATACCAAGTAATGAAGAGCCTCAATTATTAATTATCAAATGTCTTTACAAGAAGCAGTTAAACAATTTAATGAGAGAGAATTTTATGCTTGTCATGATACCCTCGAAGCCCTATGGATGGAAGCCAGTGAGCCGGATAAAACCTTTTATCAAGGGGTTTTACAAGTAGCGGTAGGTTGCTATCACCTTAGTCATAATAATTGGCGAGGGGCGCTGGTATTATGGGGGGAGGGCATTCGTAAGTTAGTGGATTATGAACCAAGTTACTATGATTTAGATATTACGACTTTAACTGATTGTACTTATCAACTTTTAGAACATTTACAGCAAATTGACCCCACTCAAACTCAACATTTTTATCATCAATTACTTACAAATGATTTTTCTCTCTCTTTACCTTCCTTAGGGCGTGTCATCAATTAATCTATATAGAACCCATTAACCCATTTGGCATCTGAGGATACTGCTCCTCTTCTTCGCATTAGTCGAATAAAACATAATTTTACCTTTTGTGTGAAATTAAATAATGTCCTTTCAAAATTTTTGACCGAATTATTACATCACTCCATCCAAGTATTTAACTTTTCAATTACCCATCTTATTTTTATTAGCATAAAACCACTTTTTCCTTCTGTTTTTATATTATTTTTTGCTAATTTATTCTCTCTAACTGCAATATGATGAAATGAGTTCTATCGAGAAAATCAATCTAAATTTGCCCCTTACTCTTTGAACTAGGGATGAATCGAGCCATCAGGCATTTTAGTTTCCGTAAGATTAACCCCCCCCAGCGCACTCCCCCGTAAATCAGCATTTCTAAGATCAGCATTTTGTAAATTAGCTTCAATAAAACTGCCATTACTAGCATTAATATTTAGTAAAATAGCCTCTCGAAATAAAGCATAATTAAAATTACCTTCTTCGATGTTGCTACCTTCCAAATTGACTTCTTGTAAATTAGCATGAGTAAAAATAATTTGATTTTTTCCCCCTGTTTTCCTTCTAATTTTTAATAATTGAAACTCATTATTACTAATATCTTTTAAAATTGCACCACTTAAATTGGCACTTCTTAAATTAGCCTTAGCTAAATTAGCTTTGTACAAAATTAACCCCGTTAAATTTGCTTTTCTTAATTGACAATGCTGTAAATCAGCACGATAAAAATTAGCTTCACTCAAATTACTGCCCTGTAAATTAGTAT comes from the Cyanobacterium sp. T60_A2020_053 genome and includes:
- a CDS encoding RNA chaperone Hfq, whose product is MSAFNTGLPSVRQIQTVIKEKKAVEIGLTTNKVLNGNILWQDENCLCLTEHNRKTLIWLHSIAYITLS
- a CDS encoding DEAD/DEAH box helicase codes for the protein MTTSFASLGLSESILNQLDNIGFTTPTKIQTLAIPELIAGRDVVGQSQTGTGKTAAYSLPILDRIDRDSKQVQALILAPTRELAQQVAESFKDLIGREKIFVTTVYGGQSMERQIRFLEKGSHIVVGTPGRLIDLLHRKHLHLEALKYVVLDEADEMLSMGFIDDVKTILSCTPAHRQTTCFSATMPKEIQLLVKEFMKDPVNVTGEKPQDTPSRIEQSVYMVPRGWSKIKTIQPILEIEDPQSAIVFVRTKRTASELTSKLQEAGQSVDEYHGDLSQQQRERLIQRWREGKIKVVVATDIAARGLDVSDLTHVFNFDLPDNAETYIHRIGRTGRAGKEGKAIALVEPSDRRLLRQIERRLNQPIKVETVPNRSTVEAKRMLKLKDQIKDSLSGERLASFLPLVKELNEDYDSSAIAAAVLQILYDQNCPAWLQEDWEVPPPATSSKPNLSGKGKSSGGRKYGRSNSSYSGKSRRSYESPKVR
- the rimO gene encoding 30S ribosomal protein S12 methylthiotransferase RimO, producing MGNKPTIAVSHLGCEKNRIDSEHMLGLLAQSGYQIDNCEELADYVIVNTCSFIESARQESVRTLVELAENQKKIIISGCMAQHFQEELLTELPEAVALVGTGDYQNIVDIIQRVEAGERVKAVSSEPTYIADENIPRYRTTSEGVAYLRVAEGCDYRCAFCIIPHLRGNQRSRTIESIVNEAQQLADQGVQELILISQITTNYGVDLYGEPKLAQLLRALGKVDIPWIRIHYAYPTGLTDGVIEAIRETPNILPYLDLPLQHSHPDILRTMNRPWQGQVNDRIIERIKASLPDAVMRTTFIVGFPGETQQNFNHLLQFVKRHQFDHVGVFTFSPEEGTKACDMADQVPEEVKIARRNELMEVQQPIAEARNAQEVGKLVPVLIEQENPSSGELIGRSPRFAPEVDGLVYVQGEANLGSITPVRITDADVYDLYGEIEIDR
- a CDS encoding transposase, which produces MNYEWSHGGRENQLHWCLDVALREDHSRIRQGNSAENMALIRHLALNLLNKEKEYGRGKKAQPLKAGWDERYLLKILSS
- a CDS encoding glycosyltransferase family 2 protein, encoding MPDNKNLETDPITSLIAEFNDPEREEDEFRNDFFQGLSGRRKKSALALTLIWAFTIGLHLLPYNFIVIIALGLFVTIQGFRLMFTSALHPSLTPATDALTLTPSPLAEGGMPFVSLLVSAKNEEVVIAKLVKMLLKLDYPQDRYELWIVDDNSSDKTGEILNQLALESPQLNVLHRDAQGKGGKSGALNQAFSLCQGDIIGVFDADAIVPENILQEVIQLFKNEVTGAVQVRKSISNSSENFWTQGQYVEMGLDSYFQRQRINCGGIGELRGNGQFVLRRALNSCGGWNEETITDDLDLTIRLHLDGWNIDILENPAVGEEGVRGVRALWHQRSRWAEGGYQRYLDYWRFLISSRLNWRKKFDLFFFFMVQYIFPTAALPDFLMVITRHRLPLIAPISSLTLILAFWGMFTGLRRNHQSEISFTDTVKMIGQSFFGMIYMIHWFIVMPVTTARMSFRQKRLKWVKTVHQGDTEENPALGIG
- the rsmD gene encoding 16S rRNA (guanine(966)-N(2))-methyltransferase RsmD, whose translation is MRIYGNRVIKTLSGQETRPTTSKVREAIFNIWQDKIIDCRWLDLCAGNGTMGAEALVRGAYSVVAIEKSPSACHLIRENWARLAESDQEFKVLKGDARLRLRNLQNYQFDLIYIDPPYHLDLYNPLLEMIKNYDLLAPFGEIALEFDPKKSPTIINEDFELLQTKSYGNTTISFYGVKGAGIIS
- a CDS encoding DUF1995 family protein — encoded protein: MTQIPQSLEIAISQAHSATQSALASGYNRLMVELIIPEIALKAQSLAYEFALLFAEYDSGLKVLFPDTGAAALAKREWGETTFQVTDLGSSRSPVKNKVADNDQFFLVVCPSAVEVAQVEKLCNLAGDRPVVLIIPQLEDVSVVGIGYAARQLRERFLSTLESCYYYRPLDDAVVMRVFPNLWQVWRELPENRFELITETPTKPLGEALDLILQGEDTTPSTPAKSLGLFATMKNFLRALNN
- a CDS encoding DUF309 domain-containing protein, producing MSLQEAVKQFNEREFYACHDTLEALWMEASEPDKTFYQGVLQVAVGCYHLSHNNWRGALVLWGEGIRKLVDYEPSYYDLDITTLTDCTYQLLEHLQQIDPTQTQHFYHQLLTNDFSLSLPSLGRVIN